In Vicinamibacteria bacterium, the following proteins share a genomic window:
- the raiA gene encoding ribosome-associated translation inhibitor RaiA translates to MRIEFTGRHAEVPPEIKRLAERKLAKLARVLPSGIIRAHVIVTTDKHRQIAEVSVHSKHLDLTAEEASSDLGASLSTVIDKLTRRAQHQVGKWRTRKRAGPDRTRLRPPEEQPAELGPRVIRSRRFPLKPMTLDEAALEVGHSPEGFLVFRDAATERVSVLYKRKDGNLGLIEPEA, encoded by the coding sequence ATGAGGATCGAGTTCACGGGGCGTCATGCGGAGGTACCCCCGGAGATAAAGAGGCTGGCAGAGCGAAAGCTCGCGAAGCTGGCCCGGGTGCTTCCTAGCGGCATCATCCGCGCCCACGTGATCGTGACCACGGACAAGCACCGGCAGATCGCGGAGGTCAGCGTTCACTCCAAACACCTGGACCTGACCGCCGAGGAGGCGAGCTCGGATCTGGGAGCCTCGCTCTCCACCGTAATCGACAAGCTGACGCGTCGGGCCCAGCACCAGGTGGGCAAGTGGCGGACGCGCAAGCGGGCGGGGCCGGACCGCACCCGACTCCGCCCCCCCGAGGAGCAGCCGGCGGAACTCGGGCCCCGGGTCATCCGCAGCCGTCGCTTCCCGTTGAAGCCAATGACCCTGGACGAAGCGGCCCTCGAGGTGGGCCACAGCCCGGAGGGCTTCCTGGTCTTCCGCGACGCCGCCACCGAGCGGGTGAGCGTGCTCTACAAGCGGAAGGACGGAAACCTGGGCCTCATAGAGCCCGAGGCCTGA
- the hprK gene encoding HPr(Ser) kinase/phosphatase produces the protein MRGVASPRPRSAESARKGKGRRGGKRGRALPAPAGTAVSVRDLLGPEAAALQLRIAAGRAGLDHEVQQSRVQRPGLALTGYTDYVRYGRVQIMGASEIGYLRKLSPRRRAAILAKLARCRISCFVVTKGLAPPPELLAAAEARGIPLLLTPLESTPLIKHLSSFLDERLALRLHLHSVLIDVFGLGVLIMGESGIGKSECALDLIDRGHRLVADDVVEIKRMADTLVGSSPDLTRYHMELRGLGVINIKDLYGVSSIRLSKRVELVLNLERWEAGKEYDRLGLQGETFLILGVEVPLLRMPVAPGRNIAILAEVAARNQLLKERGYDAARRFADRVDEMIEGEGEPVLGRAAGARPRRRARARSRA, from the coding sequence ATGCGCGGGGTAGCCTCCCCGCGCCCCCGGTCGGCGGAGTCGGCCCGGAAGGGGAAGGGTCGGCGGGGGGGGAAAAGGGGGCGGGCTCTCCCCGCCCCCGCCGGGACCGCGGTCTCGGTGCGGGACCTCCTGGGACCGGAGGCCGCGGCCCTGCAGCTCCGCATCGCGGCGGGGCGGGCGGGCCTCGATCACGAGGTCCAGCAGTCCCGGGTCCAGCGGCCCGGCCTCGCCCTCACCGGCTACACGGACTACGTCCGCTACGGCCGCGTGCAGATCATGGGGGCGAGCGAAATCGGATACCTGCGCAAGCTCAGCCCCCGGCGCCGGGCGGCCATCCTGGCCAAGCTCGCCCGCTGCCGGATTTCCTGCTTCGTGGTGACCAAAGGGCTCGCCCCGCCCCCGGAGCTGCTGGCCGCCGCCGAGGCCCGCGGCATCCCGCTGCTCCTCACCCCCCTGGAGTCCACCCCCCTCATCAAGCACCTCTCGAGCTTTCTGGACGAGCGGCTGGCCCTGCGGCTGCATCTCCACTCGGTGCTGATCGATGTGTTCGGCCTGGGCGTGCTGATCATGGGCGAGAGCGGGATCGGAAAGTCGGAATGCGCGCTCGACCTCATCGACCGCGGCCACCGCCTGGTGGCCGACGACGTGGTGGAGATCAAGCGCATGGCGGACACCTTGGTGGGATCCTCCCCCGACCTCACCCGGTACCACATGGAACTGCGCGGGCTGGGGGTGATCAATATCAAGGACCTCTACGGCGTCTCCTCGATCCGCCTCTCTAAACGGGTGGAGCTCGTGCTGAACCTCGAGCGCTGGGAAGCGGGCAAGGAGTACGACCGCTTGGGGCTCCAGGGCGAGACCTTTCTGATTCTCGGGGTGGAGGTTCCCCTCCTCCGGATGCCGGTGGCCCCCGGGCGCAACATAGCCATCCTGGCCGAGGTCGCCGCCCGCAACCAGCTCCTCAAGGAGCGGGGCTATGACGCTGCCCGGCGCTTCGCGGATCGGGTGGACGAGATGATTGAGGGGGAGGGAGAGCCGGTCCTGGGGCGGGCGGCGGGTGCGCGCCCGCGGCGGAGGGCGCGCGCGAGGAGCCGGGCGTGA
- a CDS encoding HPr family phosphocarrier protein: MTRREVRITNRLGLHARAAARFVHTANRFSSHITASREGKTMDGKSILGILLLAASQGTVLELAADGDDEVAALDALVKLVTSGFGEDR; encoded by the coding sequence TTGACCCGGAGAGAGGTCCGGATTACGAACCGGCTGGGGCTGCACGCGCGGGCGGCCGCGCGGTTCGTACACACCGCGAACCGCTTCTCTTCCCACATCACGGCCAGCCGGGAGGGGAAAACCATGGACGGGAAGTCGATCCTGGGCATCCTGCTCTTGGCCGCCTCTCAGGGGACGGTCTTGGAGCTGGCCGCGGACGGGGACGACGAGGTGGCGGCGCTAGACGCCCTGGTCAAGCTTGTGACCAGCGGCTTCGGGGAAGATCGGTGA
- the rapZ gene encoding RNase adapter RapZ — protein MSPRPGAGPRILMITGLSGSGKTHVSRALEDISWFCVDNLPTPLIPRFAELIRGSRQLQRSALVVDVREPGFLKRFPQVYRKLREKGVAASLLFLEADEKVLVRRFSETRRPHPLAVNQPAIDGIREEREALRPIRKMADLILDTSQYTVHQLRDYIREHYDVRGESPLVVSVVSFGYKYGVPSEADLVFDARFLPNPNFVPSLKSLTGHHPRVVRFLRRQKETATFLARLRGFLAYALPRYLKEGKTYLTIGIGCTGGRHRSVMIANALGAALPRGHYTIHVYHRDLRPA, from the coding sequence GTGAGCCCGCGGCCGGGGGCCGGTCCCCGCATCCTCATGATCACCGGCCTCTCCGGCTCCGGGAAGACCCACGTCTCCCGGGCCCTCGAGGACATCTCTTGGTTCTGTGTGGACAACCTGCCGACCCCCCTCATCCCGCGCTTTGCGGAGCTGATCCGCGGATCCCGCCAGCTCCAGCGCTCGGCCCTGGTCGTGGACGTGCGCGAACCGGGATTTCTGAAGCGCTTCCCCCAGGTCTACCGGAAGCTCCGCGAGAAGGGGGTAGCGGCCAGCCTCCTCTTCCTGGAGGCAGATGAGAAGGTGCTCGTGCGGCGCTTCAGCGAGACCCGCCGGCCCCACCCCCTGGCCGTGAACCAGCCCGCCATCGACGGGATCCGGGAGGAGCGGGAGGCCTTGCGCCCGATCCGCAAGATGGCGGATCTCATCCTGGACACCTCCCAATACACCGTGCATCAGCTCCGCGACTACATCCGGGAACACTACGACGTGCGCGGGGAGTCCCCTCTGGTGGTCTCCGTGGTCTCCTTCGGCTACAAATACGGTGTTCCCTCGGAGGCCGACCTCGTGTTCGACGCGCGCTTCCTTCCCAACCCGAACTTCGTCCCCTCCCTGAAGTCCTTGACCGGTCACCACCCCCGGGTGGTGCGCTTCCTCCGCCGGCAGAAGGAAACCGCCACCTTCCTCGCCCGGCTAAGGGGCTTCCTGGCCTACGCCCTGCCGCGCTACTTGAAGGAGGGAAAGACGTACCTCACGATCGGGATCGGTTGCACCGGGGGCCGGCATCGTTCGGTGATGATCGCGAACGCGCTGGGGGCGGCGCTCCCCCGCGGGCACTACACCATCCACGTTTATCATCGGGATTTGAGGCCCGCATGA